Proteins encoded together in one Chitinophaga sp. LS1 window:
- a CDS encoding NADPH-dependent F420 reductase, producing the protein MKIGILGSGPVGLTLSEGLVRAGHEVILGTRNPSKESLQQWIRKIGNNVIAAPFREAAAQGELLVICTSWAGTQKAIEAAGLWNFKNKVVVDVTNPLDGKGPDQQGRLSFSIGHTSSAGEQLQAWLPPDAHVVKALSCIGHESMFRPQHEQDAPTMFICGNKRQAKTTVTELLQQMGWIDIVDMGSIEMSRNIEPLSILWYAYGFRTGTWQHGFRLVKRPS; encoded by the coding sequence ATGAAAATAGGTATCCTGGGCAGCGGCCCCGTCGGCCTTACACTAAGTGAAGGCCTGGTCAGGGCAGGACATGAAGTGATCCTTGGCACCCGTAATCCTTCCAAAGAATCCCTGCAACAATGGATACGAAAAATTGGCAATAATGTGATTGCTGCTCCTTTTCGGGAAGCAGCGGCTCAGGGAGAACTACTCGTCATCTGTACCAGCTGGGCAGGTACCCAAAAAGCCATTGAGGCGGCCGGGTTATGGAATTTCAAAAACAAAGTTGTAGTGGATGTGACGAACCCGCTGGATGGGAAAGGCCCCGATCAGCAGGGGAGGCTGAGTTTTTCTATCGGGCATACCAGCTCTGCGGGGGAGCAGCTGCAAGCGTGGTTGCCACCGGATGCACATGTGGTGAAGGCATTGAGTTGTATCGGGCATGAATCAATGTTCCGGCCACAACATGAGCAGGATGCACCTACCATGTTTATTTGTGGAAATAAACGACAGGCGAAGACGACAGTAACTGAGTTATTACAGCAAATGGGGTGGATTGATATTGTGGATATGGGTAGTATTGAAATGAGCAGGAATATTGAGCCGCTGAGTATTTTGTGGTATGCCTATGGGTTTAGAACAGGGACCTGGCAGCATGGGTTCAGGTTGGTGAAAAGGCCCTCCTGA
- a CDS encoding ABC transporter permease, whose product MNTHLKLSFRALWAKKSFSLLNILGLAIGIGASLLIFLVIRNEMSYDNYQSKRNRIYRVVSTERKFSNDEITSKYTMVAMPLPDAFRQEFPQMETVGRMHTIGGAQIYIPGKNGAEEMRVKEVSRGQYFVEPQLFDIFDVKWIIGNAAEMKMPNTAVISESRAIAYFGSAQAAMDKTIQLWSYRVPLRVTGVFKDLPKNTDVPFELAASFETLLSLGNGSLREKAKDNWSHLIGGSQCFVVLKPGTDPKSIASQFPRFVTTHYKEQEKKQYTYTQLFLQPLTTMHMDPEYDLPYTNRIAPREMWSLALIGVFLLLVACINFINLATAQSVNRAKEVGVRKALGSNRVQLLRQFLFETGLITLLALIIGTVMAVVSLPSMSHILGKPIVLNGSSLPVIIVFLILTGVIVTFLAGFYPGLVLSGFNPVMALKSRIRAQQKGGVSLRRGLVIFQFVIAQLLVIGTIVVVKQMQYFRNQSMGFRKEAVLMIDLPSDSALKLKYRYLEDRFAALPGVKSVTLCNNAPSTRSGYYTSIQYDTRAEKENFSVKQLMCDSGYYKTFDLKLAAGRYIFGNDSMREALVNETLVKKLGLKSNEEIIGKMITIGEKTIPVVGVLKDYHNNPLDEQIWPSVVTSEFNAYAAIVVSIDPQRVMTTADQIRKTFTAVYPTYLYDYAFMDDQIAQFYESAAVVEQLFKVFAFLAILISCLGLYGLVSFMAVQKNKEVGIRKVLGASVQSILYLFSKEFTILIGVAFLVAAPLGYFFMNNWLQGYYYHIELGWGVFVLAIVLSIVIAWITVGYKAIKAALANPINSLRSE is encoded by the coding sequence ATGAATACCCATCTCAAATTATCCTTCCGAGCACTCTGGGCAAAGAAGTCATTCTCCCTCCTTAACATATTAGGGCTGGCCATCGGCATCGGCGCCAGCTTACTGATCTTTCTCGTGATCCGTAACGAGATGAGCTATGACAACTATCAATCAAAAAGAAACCGCATTTACCGCGTAGTCAGTACCGAACGGAAATTCAGTAATGACGAGATCACGTCGAAATATACCATGGTCGCCATGCCATTGCCTGATGCTTTCAGACAGGAATTTCCACAAATGGAAACAGTGGGTAGAATGCACACGATTGGCGGCGCACAGATATATATACCCGGCAAAAACGGGGCAGAAGAAATGCGGGTAAAAGAAGTGAGTCGTGGCCAATACTTCGTTGAACCTCAACTATTTGACATCTTCGATGTAAAATGGATCATAGGCAATGCGGCAGAAATGAAAATGCCCAATACCGCAGTGATCAGTGAAAGCAGGGCAATAGCCTATTTTGGCAGTGCACAGGCAGCGATGGACAAGACCATTCAATTATGGTCATATAGAGTTCCCCTGAGAGTAACGGGTGTATTCAAAGATTTACCCAAAAACACAGATGTTCCTTTTGAACTCGCAGCTTCCTTCGAAACGCTCCTGAGTTTAGGGAATGGTAGTTTGCGCGAAAAGGCGAAAGATAACTGGTCTCATTTGATCGGTGGCTCCCAGTGTTTTGTGGTGTTAAAACCCGGAACTGATCCTAAAAGTATTGCATCTCAATTTCCCCGTTTCGTTACCACCCATTATAAGGAACAGGAGAAAAAACAATATACATATACACAACTCTTTTTGCAGCCGCTGACTACCATGCACATGGATCCGGAATATGACCTGCCTTATACCAACAGGATCGCTCCCCGTGAAATGTGGTCACTGGCATTGATTGGGGTTTTCCTGCTGCTGGTAGCCTGTATCAATTTTATCAACCTCGCCACCGCCCAGTCAGTGAACAGAGCGAAAGAAGTAGGGGTACGTAAAGCTTTGGGAAGCAATCGGGTGCAATTGTTGAGACAATTTCTGTTTGAAACAGGGCTTATCACTTTGCTGGCCTTGATCATAGGTACAGTCATGGCTGTAGTGTCCCTGCCGTCTATGAGTCATATACTGGGAAAACCAATTGTACTGAACGGATCCAGTCTGCCTGTTATTATCGTGTTTTTAATACTAACAGGTGTCATAGTTACCTTTCTGGCCGGATTTTATCCCGGGTTGGTTTTGTCAGGTTTTAACCCCGTTATGGCACTAAAAAGCAGGATCAGGGCACAGCAAAAAGGCGGTGTATCTCTGCGCAGAGGTCTGGTGATCTTTCAGTTTGTCATTGCACAATTATTAGTGATCGGTACCATCGTTGTCGTAAAGCAAATGCAATATTTTAGAAACCAGTCTATGGGATTCAGGAAGGAAGCAGTGCTTATGATCGATCTGCCAAGTGATAGCGCATTGAAATTAAAATATCGTTATCTCGAAGACAGGTTTGCAGCATTGCCGGGTGTAAAATCAGTGACACTATGTAATAACGCACCCTCTACCAGGTCAGGATATTATACCAGCATACAGTATGATACCAGGGCTGAAAAGGAAAATTTCAGTGTAAAACAGTTAATGTGTGACTCCGGTTATTATAAAACTTTTGATTTGAAACTGGCGGCAGGCAGGTATATATTTGGGAATGATAGTATGCGGGAGGCGCTGGTGAACGAAACACTGGTGAAGAAACTGGGCTTGAAATCAAATGAAGAGATCATTGGCAAGATGATCACCATCGGAGAAAAAACGATACCAGTGGTGGGGGTGTTGAAAGACTATCACAACAATCCGCTGGATGAGCAGATATGGCCTTCGGTCGTAACTTCAGAATTTAATGCTTACGCTGCCATCGTTGTGAGCATTGATCCGCAACGGGTGATGACCACCGCCGATCAAATCAGAAAGACGTTTACAGCAGTATATCCTACCTATTTATATGACTATGCTTTTATGGATGACCAGATTGCACAGTTCTATGAATCTGCTGCCGTTGTGGAGCAATTGTTTAAAGTCTTTGCCTTCCTGGCGATCCTGATTTCCTGTTTGGGATTATATGGTTTAGTGTCTTTTATGGCGGTGCAAAAGAACAAAGAAGTGGGCATCAGGAAAGTGTTAGGCGCCTCTGTTCAAAGCATATTGTATTTATTTTCAAAGGAATTCACCATCTTAATTGGAGTAGCGTTTCTAGTGGCAGCGCCTTTGGGGTATTTCTTTATGAACAACTGGCTACAGGGGTATTATTATCATATCGAATTGGGCTGGGGGGTATTTGTACTTGCCATAGTTCTATCTATTGTGATTGCCTGGATCACGGTGGGGTATAAAGCGATCAAAGCTGCATTGGCAAATCCGATTAATAGTCTCAGGAGTGAATAA
- the manA gene encoding mannose-6-phosphate isomerase, class I encodes MSEKKLFRLEGKVQNYAWGGFHYIPSLLGIPETNNPSAEYWMGAHQSAPSKIDTDGQTTALDQLIKANPTAALGQKVWDRFGELPFLFKILDVKDMLSIQVHPTKVEAEKGFARENEAGIPLNASHRNYKDANHKPEIMVALSEFWLLHGFLPEDKLKNVLTTVPEFATLAPIFEKEGYYGLYKAVMELPQEEVNKFLRPLAERVLPAYQAGTLHKSDPAFWTGRAIANDPQGLERLDRGIFSIYFFNIMEVHEGDAVFQDAGIPHAYLEGQNVELMANSDNVLRGGLTPKHIDVPELLKHTRFEAVHPKILKGDAVKGGMESIYASPAPDFVVSRIGLKAGQKYEQHTTSTEILLVLQGNATVTGEGGVNLPVVKGQSVVALYDTTYQIESKDGVVIYKAGVPA; translated from the coding sequence ATGAGTGAGAAGAAACTATTCAGACTGGAAGGTAAGGTTCAAAATTATGCATGGGGAGGATTCCACTATATCCCATCCCTCCTGGGCATCCCCGAAACAAACAATCCCAGCGCGGAATACTGGATGGGTGCACACCAAAGCGCACCTTCAAAAATTGATACAGACGGTCAGACCACTGCACTCGACCAACTGATCAAAGCCAATCCTACCGCTGCCCTGGGCCAGAAAGTATGGGATCGCTTCGGTGAACTGCCTTTCCTGTTCAAAATCCTCGACGTAAAAGACATGTTATCTATCCAGGTGCATCCTACCAAAGTAGAAGCTGAAAAAGGGTTTGCCCGTGAAAACGAAGCTGGTATTCCTTTGAACGCATCGCACCGTAATTATAAAGATGCCAACCACAAGCCTGAAATCATGGTAGCCCTCAGCGAATTCTGGCTGCTCCATGGCTTCCTGCCTGAAGATAAACTGAAGAATGTACTGACTACCGTACCTGAATTTGCTACTCTCGCACCTATCTTCGAAAAAGAAGGTTATTATGGGCTGTACAAAGCAGTGATGGAACTGCCACAGGAAGAAGTGAACAAATTCCTTCGTCCGCTGGCAGAAAGAGTATTGCCTGCTTACCAGGCAGGTACCCTGCACAAATCAGATCCTGCTTTCTGGACAGGTCGTGCCATCGCAAATGATCCTCAGGGCCTCGAAAGACTGGATAGAGGAATCTTCTCTATTTACTTCTTTAATATTATGGAAGTACATGAAGGCGATGCAGTATTCCAGGATGCAGGTATTCCTCACGCTTACCTCGAAGGCCAGAATGTGGAACTGATGGCAAATTCTGACAATGTGCTGCGTGGTGGGCTGACACCTAAACATATTGATGTACCTGAATTGCTGAAACATACCCGTTTCGAAGCAGTACATCCTAAGATCCTGAAAGGAGATGCAGTAAAGGGCGGTATGGAAAGTATTTATGCCAGTCCAGCTCCTGACTTCGTGGTAAGCCGTATCGGGCTGAAAGCGGGTCAGAAATATGAGCAGCATACCACTTCTACAGAAATTCTGCTGGTGCTGCAGGGCAATGCGACCGTTACCGGTGAAGGTGGTGTGAACCTGCCAGTGGTGAAAGGTCAGTCTGTTGTAGCATTGTATGATACCACTTACCAGATTGAATCTAAAGATGGAGTTGTTATTTACAAAGCTGGCGTTCCGGCATAA
- a CDS encoding YraN family protein, which yields MFIFNNSEPKKFPQRKLKNIQNPMLTYLDLGKKGEEIARAHFLAQDYIILHANWKLGRKEIDLIVRKGDCLVFVEVKTLASDIWGFPEKNVTERKIRHIRAVANGYMDRMRELPKRIRFDIVAITFRRDGSHELVHFEDCF from the coding sequence TTGTTTATTTTCAATAACAGTGAACCTAAAAAATTTCCCCAAAGGAAGTTAAAAAATATTCAAAATCCAATGTTAACCTACCTTGATTTAGGTAAAAAAGGCGAGGAAATTGCGAGGGCGCATTTTTTAGCACAGGATTATATCATTTTGCATGCCAATTGGAAGTTGGGGCGGAAGGAGATTGATTTGATTGTAAGGAAGGGGGATTGTTTGGTTTTTGTGGAGGTGAAGACGTTGGCTTCTGATATTTGGGGTTTTCCTGAGAAGAATGTGACTGAGAGGAAGATCAGGCATATTCGGGCGGTAGCGAATGGGTATATGGATAGGATGAGGGAATTACCGAAACGGATAAGATTTGATATTGTGGCGATTACTTTTAGGAGGGATGGGAGTCATGAGTTGGTGCATTTTGAGGATTGTTTTTGA
- a CDS encoding acyl-CoA desaturase, with protein MTAILIFFFAHWFLSLFFHTFFLHRYASHQMYTTSKFWEKVFYFSTWFFQGSSYLVPRAYGVMHRMHHEFSDTEEDPHSPHFFKDVWAMMVHTREMYNDFLKGKRVASEEFTKDPLPVWNAMDKFGDNNITRLAWMGIYIGYYVAFAPSFWWYLLLPIHFLMGPVQGAVVNWCGHKYGYHSFDNGDHSRNTSPWGILLLGELFQNNHHKYKDSPNFAKKWFELDPTYPVMRLMHLVGIIKIKPRVAKVVSMKAAA; from the coding sequence ATGACGGCGATATTGATATTTTTCTTCGCGCACTGGTTCCTGTCGCTTTTCTTCCATACCTTTTTCCTGCACAGGTATGCATCCCACCAGATGTATACGACCAGCAAGTTCTGGGAAAAAGTATTCTATTTTTCTACCTGGTTTTTCCAGGGAAGTTCTTATCTGGTACCCCGTGCGTATGGTGTGATGCACAGAATGCATCATGAGTTTAGTGATACGGAGGAAGATCCACATTCACCACACTTCTTCAAAGATGTATGGGCTATGATGGTTCACACACGTGAAATGTATAATGATTTTCTGAAGGGAAAGCGGGTGGCTAGTGAAGAGTTTACCAAAGATCCGCTGCCTGTGTGGAATGCGATGGATAAATTCGGGGATAATAATATTACCCGTTTAGCCTGGATGGGTATATATATTGGTTATTATGTAGCGTTTGCACCCAGTTTCTGGTGGTATTTGTTACTGCCTATTCACTTCCTGATGGGTCCTGTACAGGGCGCGGTAGTGAACTGGTGTGGTCATAAATATGGTTATCACAGTTTTGATAATGGGGATCATTCAAGGAACACTTCTCCATGGGGGATCCTGTTGTTAGGTGAGTTGTTCCAGAATAACCACCATAAGTATAAGGATAGTCCGAACTTTGCAAAGAAGTGGTTTGAGTTGGATCCAACTTATCCGGTGATGAGATTGATGCATTTGGTTGGGATTATAAAGATCAAACCCAGAGTAGCTAAGGTAGTGAGTATGAAAGCTGCGGCTTAA
- the purB gene encoding adenylosuccinate lyase produces the protein MQLQSLTAISPLDGRYRKQLEELAPYFSEFALIRYRVLVEIEYFIALGEQKLFTLPKNQVGALRKIYQEFTVENAQLIKETEKVTNHDVKAVEYFVKNELKGLGLEDKLEWVHFGLTSQDVNNTATPLFWKEAIEHVYMPAIANLVLQLKKFGKQWIRIPMLARTHGQPASPTILGKEILVFAERLEGQIKLLGDIPFAAKFGGATGNFNAHHVAFPKINWEKFGDKFVNNTLGLQRMKYTTQIEHYDNIAAQFDTLKRINTILIDFSRDIWQYISMDYFKQKIKANEVGSSAMPHKVNPIDFENAEGNLGLANALFEHLSAKLPISRLQRDLTDSTVLRNVGVPFSHSILALKSLAKGMEKLILNEAKLHDDLENNWAVVAEAIQTVLRRENYPQPYEALKALTRGGEQITQKTMHKFIDGLKISASLKKELKAITPHNYTGIW, from the coding sequence ATGCAATTACAATCATTGACCGCCATTTCCCCGCTGGATGGGCGTTATCGCAAGCAACTGGAAGAACTGGCCCCTTATTTTTCTGAATTTGCACTCATCCGCTACCGCGTATTGGTAGAGATTGAATACTTCATCGCCCTCGGCGAACAGAAGTTATTCACCCTCCCCAAAAACCAGGTAGGGGCCCTGCGTAAGATCTATCAGGAATTTACGGTAGAAAATGCCCAGCTGATCAAGGAAACGGAGAAAGTGACGAATCATGATGTAAAAGCTGTAGAATACTTCGTTAAAAACGAGCTGAAAGGCTTAGGCCTGGAAGATAAACTGGAGTGGGTACACTTCGGTCTGACATCCCAGGATGTCAACAACACCGCTACCCCCCTGTTCTGGAAGGAAGCAATTGAACATGTATATATGCCAGCTATCGCTAACCTGGTTCTGCAGCTGAAAAAGTTCGGCAAACAATGGATCAGGATCCCCATGCTGGCACGTACACATGGCCAACCCGCATCTCCGACCATCCTGGGTAAAGAGATCCTGGTATTTGCTGAAAGACTGGAAGGTCAGATAAAACTGCTGGGAGATATTCCTTTTGCAGCTAAATTCGGCGGTGCTACCGGCAACTTTAATGCACACCACGTAGCATTCCCTAAGATCAACTGGGAAAAGTTCGGTGACAAGTTCGTGAACAATACCCTGGGCTTACAGCGTATGAAGTACACGACCCAGATCGAACATTATGACAACATTGCTGCGCAATTCGATACCTTAAAACGTATCAATACTATCCTCATAGATTTCAGCCGCGATATCTGGCAGTATATCTCTATGGATTATTTCAAACAGAAGATCAAGGCGAATGAAGTAGGCTCTTCTGCCATGCCGCACAAAGTAAATCCGATCGATTTCGAAAATGCAGAAGGTAACCTGGGTCTGGCAAATGCGCTGTTTGAGCACCTGAGTGCAAAACTGCCTATTTCACGTTTACAACGTGACCTCACTGACTCTACCGTATTGAGGAATGTAGGTGTGCCTTTCAGCCACTCTATCCTCGCATTGAAGTCCCTCGCAAAAGGCATGGAAAAGCTGATCCTGAACGAAGCGAAACTGCACGATGATCTGGAAAATAACTGGGCCGTAGTAGCTGAAGCTATTCAGACAGTACTGCGCAGGGAAAATTATCCTCAGCCTTACGAAGCACTGAAAGCGTTGACGCGTGGTGGTGAACAGATCACACAGAAGACGATGCATAAATTTATCGATGGGCTGAAAATAAGCGCAAGCCTAAAGAAAGAATTAAAGGCTATCACGCCTCACAATTACACCGGCATTTGGTAG
- a CDS encoding menaquinone biosynthesis protein, with amino-acid sequence MERKVKVAAVSYLNTKPLLFGFRNHPVMDMMELSVDYPAKIGQQLIDGVVDVGLVPVAVIPKMKEYHIISDYCIGAEGPVASVCLFSDVPLHDIKRIYLDYQSRSSVALLKLLVRDYWKLDVEFIPTTGDYEGNIKGTDAGLVIGDRAFLQRKVSPYIYDLAEHWIRYTSLPMVFAAWISNKPLPIEFIQQFNNANGIGISNIPAVVAENPYGEYDLTTYYVKNLSFPLTPSKRQGLNKFIGYLQQ; translated from the coding sequence TTGGAACGGAAAGTAAAAGTAGCGGCAGTAAGTTATTTGAATACCAAGCCATTATTATTTGGATTTAGGAATCATCCGGTGATGGACATGATGGAGTTGAGTGTGGATTATCCGGCTAAGATAGGCCAGCAGCTTATAGATGGGGTTGTAGACGTTGGACTTGTACCAGTGGCAGTGATACCGAAGATGAAGGAGTACCACATTATTTCAGATTATTGTATTGGAGCGGAAGGGCCGGTTGCATCGGTGTGTTTGTTCTCGGATGTTCCTTTGCATGACATTAAGCGGATTTATCTGGACTATCAGAGCCGGTCTTCAGTGGCATTGTTGAAATTGCTGGTGAGGGATTACTGGAAGCTGGATGTGGAGTTTATTCCTACTACAGGTGATTATGAAGGGAATATCAAAGGAACGGATGCTGGTTTAGTGATTGGGGACAGGGCGTTTTTACAGCGTAAGGTGTCTCCTTATATTTATGACCTGGCGGAGCATTGGATCAGGTATACGAGTTTGCCGATGGTGTTTGCGGCGTGGATTAGTAATAAGCCATTGCCAATAGAGTTTATTCAGCAGTTTAATAATGCGAATGGGATAGGGATTAGTAATATTCCGGCGGTAGTGGCGGAGAATCCTTATGGGGAGTATGATCTGACGACTTATTATGTGAAGAATCTGAGTTTTCCTTTGACGCCTTCGAAGCGACAGGGGTTGAATAAGTTTATAGGGTATTTGCAGCAATAA
- a CDS encoding M1 family metallopeptidase, with amino-acid sequence MRGLLLLLLVITTAFSVSAQERTFTHADTLRGSITPAREWWDVQNYDLHVALNAQDSTLGGYNIITYFINKPDSIMQIDLQLPMEVDSVMQDKQKLAYERDGDAVMVRTLAQQPKGSTKKITIFFHGRPKTAVNPPWDGGIIWRKDKDGRPWIATACQGTGASVWWPNKDTQSDEPNDMTIAVTVPNFLVDVSNGRLKKKVSNKDGTDTYIWYVANPINNYDVALNIGNYKEIKDTYNGEGGKLDLSYWVLDYNVDTATIHFEEVKKMLQCFEYWFGKYPFYQDSYKLIEAPHLGMEHQSGVAYGNGFGWGYKGRDLSGSGWGLKWDFIIVHESGHEWFGNNITSKDIADMWIHEAFTNYSETLYTECEFGRKAAFEYITGVRQNIRNDEPIIAPYGVNAEGSGDMYYKGGNMVHTIRQIVNNDNVFRDVLRGMNQAFWHQTVTTKDILDYLNFRTQMNFTKVFEQYLMHTTIPTLEYHFNGNELQFRWVTDVENFNMPVKVTLNDRGYQFIYPGKHWQSTQFTMSNKKDFKVDPNFYIHVKQI; translated from the coding sequence ATGCGTGGCTTACTGTTGCTTTTATTGGTCATAACTACAGCCTTCTCGGTTAGCGCCCAGGAGCGGACCTTCACCCATGCGGATACACTCCGTGGTTCAATCACCCCTGCCAGGGAATGGTGGGATGTTCAGAACTACGATCTTCATGTGGCGCTAAACGCACAAGATAGTACCCTGGGAGGCTATAATATCATTACCTACTTTATAAATAAACCGGATAGCATTATGCAGATAGATCTGCAGTTGCCTATGGAAGTAGACAGTGTCATGCAGGATAAACAGAAGCTGGCGTACGAGCGTGATGGCGATGCGGTGATGGTGCGTACACTGGCACAGCAACCAAAGGGAAGTACGAAGAAGATAACGATCTTTTTCCATGGCCGTCCTAAGACTGCTGTAAATCCACCATGGGATGGCGGTATCATCTGGCGCAAAGACAAAGATGGCCGTCCATGGATCGCCACTGCCTGCCAGGGAACTGGTGCAAGCGTGTGGTGGCCTAACAAGGATACCCAGTCAGATGAACCGAATGATATGACGATTGCCGTGACTGTGCCGAACTTCCTTGTAGATGTGTCAAATGGCCGTCTGAAGAAAAAAGTATCTAATAAAGATGGTACCGATACCTATATATGGTATGTGGCCAACCCGATAAATAACTATGATGTAGCGCTGAACATCGGCAACTATAAAGAGATCAAAGATACCTACAATGGTGAGGGCGGTAAACTGGACCTGAGCTATTGGGTACTGGATTATAATGTAGATACAGCTACCATTCACTTTGAAGAAGTGAAGAAAATGCTGCAATGCTTCGAGTATTGGTTTGGTAAATATCCTTTCTACCAGGATAGCTATAAGCTGATCGAAGCGCCGCATTTAGGCATGGAGCACCAGAGTGGTGTGGCCTATGGTAATGGCTTCGGCTGGGGGTATAAAGGTCGTGACCTGTCCGGCAGCGGCTGGGGTTTGAAGTGGGACTTTATCATCGTACATGAGAGTGGCCACGAGTGGTTTGGAAACAACATTACCAGCAAGGACATTGCAGATATGTGGATCCATGAGGCATTCACGAACTATTCAGAGACATTATATACTGAATGTGAGTTCGGTAGAAAGGCGGCTTTCGAATATATTACAGGTGTACGGCAGAATATCAGGAATGATGAGCCAATCATTGCGCCATATGGGGTGAATGCGGAAGGTAGTGGGGATATGTATTATAAAGGGGGGAATATGGTCCATACCATTCGCCAGATAGTGAACAACGACAATGTATTCAGGGATGTGTTGAGAGGAATGAACCAGGCGTTCTGGCATCAGACAGTGACGACGAAGGATATTCTTGACTACCTGAATTTCCGTACACAGATGAACTTTACAAAGGTGTTTGAACAATACCTGATGCATACTACGATTCCTACGCTGGAATATCATTTTAATGGGAATGAGTTGCAGTTCAGGTGGGTGACGGATGTGGAGAATTTCAATATGCCGGTGAAGGTGACACTGAATGATAGAGGGTATCAGTTTATTTATCCGGGTAAGCATTGGCAATCAACGCAGTTTACCATGTCGAATAAAAAGGACTTTAAGGTAGATCCGAATTTTTACATACATGTTAAGCAGATCTAA
- a CDS encoding ABC transporter substrate-binding protein: MSIQRFLIIWATVFLLSSCQTKQADKRQVFRYNVVDGIATLDPAFAKNQSIIWAVKQLYNTLVEPDQQLQIRPSLAQSWEVSPDAKVYTFHLRTDVFFHDNDVFPGGKGRKMIASDVVYSLHRIMDPATASAGAWIFNGKVDKDKGFEALDDSTFRLTLLQPFHPVLGILSMQYCSVIPHEIVEKYGKDFRKHPCGTGPFQFDYWEEGQALVLHKFPHYFEKGLPYLDAVKMSFLDNKATEFLLFRQGQLDFMNDIDASFKDEVLNKKGELKKEWAGKMILDKTPQLNVEYFGFLLDSTKIRQSPTRLKNIRLAINYGFDRAKMITYLRNGIGTPANAGFIPQGLPSFDTSKVKGYNFNPAKARQFLKEAGYPEGKGLPPIKLLSIPVYEDYANYVANQLQQIGITVQVEVLQKALLLEQTAKSDALFFRGSWMGDYADAENYLAVFYSKNPAPPNYTRYKNPAYDKLYEAALQENNDSVRYSLYNQMDRMIVADAPVVPLFYDEVIHLIQPNVEGMETNGLNQLELRKVRIKK; this comes from the coding sequence ATGAGCATACAACGTTTTTTAATAATATGGGCAACTGTATTCCTTTTGAGTAGTTGTCAGACCAAACAGGCTGATAAACGGCAGGTATTCCGGTACAATGTGGTAGACGGTATTGCCACCCTCGATCCGGCATTTGCGAAGAACCAGTCTATCATCTGGGCGGTCAAACAATTATATAATACCCTGGTGGAACCGGATCAGCAATTGCAGATCAGGCCTTCGCTGGCACAAAGCTGGGAAGTATCACCAGATGCAAAGGTGTATACCTTTCACCTGCGCACGGATGTATTCTTTCATGATAATGATGTATTCCCCGGTGGCAAAGGACGGAAGATGATAGCCAGCGATGTGGTGTATAGCTTACATCGTATTATGGACCCGGCTACCGCCTCTGCAGGGGCCTGGATCTTTAATGGCAAAGTCGATAAAGACAAAGGCTTTGAAGCCCTGGATGACTCTACCTTCAGACTCACTTTATTGCAACCGTTTCATCCTGTGTTGGGTATTCTAAGTATGCAATATTGCTCTGTTATTCCCCATGAAATCGTTGAGAAGTATGGTAAGGATTTCAGAAAACATCCCTGTGGTACAGGGCCGTTTCAATTTGATTACTGGGAAGAAGGACAGGCATTGGTATTACATAAGTTTCCGCATTATTTTGAAAAAGGACTTCCTTATTTAGATGCCGTGAAGATGAGTTTCCTCGATAACAAGGCTACCGAATTCCTGTTATTCCGACAGGGGCAACTGGATTTTATGAATGATATCGATGCTTCTTTTAAAGATGAGGTACTGAATAAGAAGGGAGAGTTAAAAAAGGAGTGGGCCGGAAAGATGATCCTGGATAAGACGCCGCAACTGAATGTAGAATACTTTGGGTTCCTGTTGGATAGTACCAAAATCCGTCAATCGCCTACGCGGTTAAAAAATATCCGCCTCGCCATCAATTATGGTTTTGACAGGGCGAAGATGATCACTTATCTCCGCAATGGTATTGGTACGCCTGCCAATGCAGGATTTATCCCCCAGGGCTTACCTTCATTTGATACAAGTAAAGTAAAAGGATATAATTTTAATCCTGCGAAAGCCAGACAGTTTTTAAAAGAAGCTGGATACCCGGAGGGCAAGGGATTGCCGCCGATCAAGCTATTGTCCATTCCTGTTTATGAAGATTATGCCAACTATGTAGCGAACCAGCTGCAGCAAATAGGTATTACCGTACAGGTAGAGGTATTACAAAAAGCATTGTTGCTGGAGCAAACTGCTAAGTCGGATGCGCTATTCTTCAGAGGTAGCTGGATGGGAGACTATGCAGATGCGGAGAACTACCTTGCCGTGTTTTACAGCAAAAACCCGGCGCCACCGAACTATACGAGATATAAAAACCCAGCGTACGATAAACTCTATGAAGCCGCCTTGCAGGAGAATAATGATAGCGTGCGGTACAGCCTTTATAACCAGATGGATAGGATGATAGTGGCAGATGCGCCTGTTGTGCCATTGTTTTATGATGAGGTTATTCACCTGATTCAGCCAAATGTGGAGGGGATGGAAACTAACGGGTTAAATCAGCTGGAATTACGGAAGGTGAGGATAAAGAAATAA